In Leucoraja erinacea ecotype New England chromosome 15, Leri_hhj_1, whole genome shotgun sequence, the following proteins share a genomic window:
- the drd6b gene encoding D(1C) dopamine receptor, with protein MEQAIRERSSRNPGRRDSCQRNVSAGRAAVDECTWSQTEQGVWISMGNATNHTRISGVVGRELTLRAVTGCLLFLLIVSTLLGNTLVCLAVIKFRHLRSKVTNFFVISLAVSDLFVAVLVMPWKALSQVAGYWLFGSFCDTWIAFDIMCSTASILNLCIISLDRYWAIASPFRYERKMTQRVAFIMIGVAWTLSILISFIPVQLKWHKAEVDLLLLSPQLDNNCDSSLNRTYAISSSLISFYIPVVIMLATYTRIYRIAQTQIRRISSLERAVEHAHNCHDHAADCPHEAALKTSFKKETKVLKTLSIIMGVFVFCWLPFFVLNCMVPFCDPQVSSGSRLPCVSEITFNIFVWFGWANSSLNPVIYAFNADFRKAFSTILGCGRFCPSNAVEAVNFSNQLVSYHHDTTLHKDATVTLVNGSALPNQLSQPEERELPFHKVSSISSDHSPGEQDNAHLPGGVQYECEAEISLDTITAMYR; from the coding sequence ATGGAACAGGCGATACGCGAACGCTCTTCCAGAAACCCAGGTCGACGTGATTCCTGCCAGAGGAATGTTTCTGCAGGTCGGGCAGCTGTAGACGAGTGTACCTGGTCTCAAACAGAACAAGGAGTCTGGATCTCCATGGGAAACGCTACCAACCACACTAGGATCTCCGGGGTGGTGGGACGGGAGTTGACCCTGCGGGCAGTGACCGGCTGTTTGCTGTTTCTACTCATTGTCTCTACTCTGCTGGGCAACACGCTGGTGTGCTTGGCCGTGATCAAGTTTAGGCACCTGCGCTCCAAAGTCACCAACTTCTTCGTCATCTCGCTGGCGGTGTCCGACCTGTTCGTGGCCGTGCTGGTGATGCCCTGGAAGGCACTGAGCCAGGTGGCCGGCTACTGGCTCTTCGGGTCGTTCTGCGACACCTGGATCGCCTTCGACATCATGTGTTCCACCGCGTCCATCCTCAACCTGTGCATCATCAGTTTGGACAGGTACTGGGCCATCGCCAGCCCCTTCAGGTACGAGCGTAAGATGACCCAGAGGGTGGCCTTCATTATGATCGGGGTGGCCTGGACACTctccatcctcatctccttcatcccGGTGCAACTCAAGTGGCACAAGGCGGAGGTCGACTTGTTGCTGCTGTCCCCACAGCTGGACAACAACTGTGACTCCAGCCTGAACCGGACCTACGCCATCTCCTCGTCGCTCATCAGCTTTTACATCCCGGTAGTGATCATGCTGGCCACCTACACACGGATCTACCGCATAGCACAGACACAAATCCGCAGGATCTCCTCGCTGGAGAGGGCGGTGGAACATGCCCACAACTGCCACGACCACGCCGCCGACTGTCCCCACGAAGCGGCCCTCAAAACCTCCTTCAAGAAGGAGACCAAGGTGCTGAAGACACTGTCCATCATCATGGGGGTCTTCGTCTTTTGCTGGCTCCCGTTCTTCGTGCTGAACTGCATGGTGCCGTTCTGCGACCCGCAAGTGTCCAGCGGCTCCCGGCTACCCTGCGTCAGCGAGATCACCTTCAACATCTTCGTGTGGTTCGGCTGGGCCAACTCGTCCCTCAACCCGGTCATCTACGCCTTCAACGCTGACTTCAGGAAGGCGTTCTCCACCATCCTGGGCTGCGGCCGCTTCTGCCCCAGTAACgcggtggaggccgtcaatttcAGCAACCAGCTGGTCTCCTACCACCACGACACCACCTTGCACAAGGACGCCACCGTCACCCTGGTCAACGGCAGCGCCCTGCCCAACCAGCTCAGCCAGCCCGAGGAACGAGAGCTGCCCTTCCACAAGGTCTCCAGCATCTCCTCGGACCACAGCCCCGGGGAGCAGGACAATGCGCACCTCCCCGGCGGCGTTCAATACGAGtgcgaggcagagatcagcctggACACCATCACCGCCATGTACCGCTGA